One genomic region from Spirosoma sp. KCTC 42546 encodes:
- a CDS encoding methyltransferase has protein sequence MTQPDLAPITRHLRAMFGSRLLLAAVHHLHVFEELSSAPLSPLDLRNRLQVGERPAMVLFPTLCAMELLEQDELGRIGITELGRYLVQTQTPNLTGYTGLEKDDPGVLEMAIRLKNDGPLQAPDGISFVKEGEEPSPMDDPELSRKFTLGLAGRARHLSPIVAMNLTKREGHLLDVAGGTGFYTYEWLLINPDSTATILDRPAVLTVATELLDEFSQSGRPGADTVKDRVTFLSGDMLTDALPQADILLAASLFHDWPTPTCQLLAHRFAAALRPGGELWVHDAFLNDGLDGPLAVTDYSAQLFWNTKGRCYSRAEYRSWFSAAGLKPTAENIPTQMDYGLIWAKK, from the coding sequence ATGACCCAACCCGACCTCGCTCCAATTACACGCCACTTGCGAGCAATGTTTGGCTCCCGATTGTTACTGGCAGCCGTTCATCATCTGCATGTATTTGAGGAATTAAGTAGTGCCCCCCTATCCCCACTTGACTTACGCAATCGTTTACAGGTAGGCGAACGTCCGGCAATGGTATTATTTCCGACTTTGTGCGCTATGGAACTACTCGAGCAGGACGAATTGGGACGGATAGGCATCACCGAATTAGGTCGCTATCTGGTACAAACCCAAACGCCTAATTTAACGGGCTACACGGGTTTAGAAAAGGACGATCCAGGCGTACTCGAAATGGCTATCCGACTTAAAAACGATGGCCCGCTTCAGGCACCAGACGGTATTTCATTTGTGAAGGAAGGCGAAGAACCCTCCCCTATGGACGACCCTGAGTTGTCTCGAAAATTTACCCTTGGCCTGGCCGGACGCGCCCGTCATCTTTCGCCCATTGTAGCCATGAACCTGACCAAACGAGAAGGGCATTTACTGGATGTTGCAGGAGGCACCGGCTTTTACACCTACGAATGGCTGCTGATTAACCCCGACTCCACGGCAACTATACTGGATCGTCCGGCGGTATTGACCGTAGCGACTGAACTACTGGATGAATTCAGCCAAAGTGGTCGGCCGGGGGCAGATACGGTGAAAGATCGGGTAACGTTTCTATCGGGCGACATGCTAACCGATGCGCTTCCCCAAGCGGATATTTTACTGGCAGCCAGTCTTTTTCACGACTGGCCAACACCCACCTGCCAGCTGCTTGCCCATCGCTTTGCCGCAGCCCTGCGCCCCGGTGGCGAATTATGGGTACACGACGCTTTTCTGAATGATGGCTTAGATGGCCCACTAGCTGTTACCGATTATTCGGCCCAGTTGTTCTGGAATACCAAAGGCCGTTGTTACAGCCGCGCCGAATACCGAAGCTGGTTTTCGGCGGCTGGCCTTAAGCCGACTGCCGAAAATATTCCGACGCAGATGGATTATGGACTGATCTGGGCAAAAAAATAG
- a CDS encoding DUF5958 family protein — MSLEEEITIYQFGHGVYSVSDSLERFNQLDEHAKKIWLYELYSLIQLLNPVDADIEQAIVDSSLNPTDTPCISLKARRFRPRLVFLPDGEPEKIAELLLYVFKVAYQRSYALEKENPGE; from the coding sequence ATGAGCTTAGAAGAAGAAATAACGATCTATCAATTCGGGCATGGCGTCTATTCCGTTAGTGATAGTCTTGAGCGCTTTAACCAACTGGATGAGCACGCAAAAAAGATATGGTTGTATGAGCTTTATTCGCTGATACAGCTATTGAATCCCGTTGATGCTGATATTGAACAGGCGATAGTTGATAGCTCGTTAAATCCTACAGATACGCCTTGCATTTCGCTGAAAGCTCGCCGATTCAGGCCACGTCTGGTATTCCTGCCTGATGGTGAGCCTGAAAAAATAGCTGAATTGCTACTCTACGTATTTAAGGTAGCTTACCAACGGAGCTACGCGCTGGAAAAGGAAAACCCAGGCGAATAG
- a CDS encoding bifunctional heptose 7-phosphate kinase/heptose 1-phosphate adenyltransferase: MTSTAIQTVFQRFASLKVGVIGDFAIDLYFTLQTQTGELSLETALEVFWGSQPSASLGAAGNVVQNLVALGVSDIQVIGCVGNDLFGREMQHLFRSLGVQTQHLRVLDQNWDTCLYTKPNLNGQEANRIDFGIANTLDDAVFIDLIMSLEQALTTLDVVIINQQFANPLLATNRATILNDLIARYPNVQFLVDMRDVGKLVQQATLKVNTAELAKFLGIEAPEHPDLDWCIQQGNTFREQSGGPLLITRGHNGILYLDDAGAQLVAGLPLQGELDTVGAGDTVVATWAACIGAGASPEQALAIANLAAAVTVQKLNQTGTASLAEILALNNTYHSHD; this comes from the coding sequence ATGACAAGCACAGCTATTCAAACAGTTTTCCAGCGCTTTGCTTCCCTGAAGGTGGGCGTTATCGGCGACTTTGCCATTGACCTTTATTTTACGCTACAAACCCAAACTGGCGAACTATCTCTTGAAACAGCGCTGGAGGTATTTTGGGGCAGCCAACCCAGTGCATCACTAGGTGCTGCGGGTAATGTCGTTCAGAATCTGGTCGCTCTGGGCGTCTCGGATATTCAGGTGATTGGCTGTGTAGGCAATGATTTATTCGGGCGGGAGATGCAACATTTATTCCGTTCGCTGGGTGTGCAGACGCAGCATTTACGGGTACTCGACCAGAATTGGGATACTTGCCTGTACACCAAACCGAATCTAAACGGCCAGGAGGCTAACCGGATCGATTTCGGTATTGCCAATACGCTGGATGATGCCGTTTTTATAGATCTGATCATGAGCCTGGAGCAAGCCTTAACTACGCTCGATGTAGTGATCATTAACCAGCAGTTTGCTAATCCGTTACTCGCTACCAATCGGGCTACTATCCTTAATGACTTAATTGCCCGCTATCCCAATGTTCAGTTTTTGGTCGATATGCGTGATGTCGGAAAGTTGGTACAACAGGCTACGCTAAAAGTAAACACAGCCGAACTCGCCAAATTTCTGGGCATCGAAGCGCCCGAACACCCTGATCTGGACTGGTGTATCCAACAGGGCAATACCTTTCGCGAACAAAGCGGTGGCCCCTTGCTGATTACACGCGGTCACAATGGGATTTTGTACCTGGATGATGCCGGCGCACAGTTAGTTGCAGGACTGCCACTACAAGGGGAACTCGATACCGTTGGCGCAGGCGACACCGTTGTGGCAACCTGGGCGGCCTGCATAGGTGCTGGTGCTTCACCCGAGCAGGCCCTGGCGATCGCTAATCTTGCGGCTGCCGTTACGGTTCAGAAATTAAATCAAACCGGTACAGCCAGCCTGGCCGAAATCCTTGCCCTGAATAACACCTACCATTCTCATGACTAA
- a CDS encoding CAP domain-containing protein, protein MNWWMVFHVCQWVFTINNLPEGYLLSDQTFFAQSISQQTIDLEKPDTLLLDIALFQATNEARRQAGLTLLQYDLALYQAAQKHAQSMIAYNYYGHENFHSLSELTPMKRIDNQTKQFWRIAENIGQYQTIDTPEWFCVRLNKRTHQYEYLDSQTRQIFQPHTYAGYARYAVTQWLNSPHHRANLLNPLFTHVGCAGRLSTNPFRERKAPFGRLVQNFGTKRLFAQADH, encoded by the coding sequence ATGAACTGGTGGATGGTGTTTCATGTGTGCCAGTGGGTGTTTACTATAAATAACCTGCCGGAGGGTTACCTCTTGAGTGATCAGACTTTTTTTGCTCAGTCTATAAGCCAGCAAACTATAGACCTGGAAAAGCCCGATACACTCTTATTGGATATTGCCCTGTTTCAGGCTACGAATGAAGCCCGTCGGCAGGCAGGTTTAACTTTGCTACAGTATGATTTGGCTTTGTATCAGGCCGCCCAAAAACACGCTCAATCAATGATAGCCTACAACTATTACGGCCATGAGAATTTTCATAGCCTGAGTGAGTTGACGCCCATGAAACGCATTGACAATCAAACAAAGCAGTTTTGGCGAATTGCCGAAAATATTGGCCAATACCAAACGATAGATACACCTGAGTGGTTCTGCGTCCGTTTGAATAAACGAACGCATCAATACGAGTACCTGGATTCTCAAACCCGCCAGATTTTTCAACCGCACACCTATGCTGGTTACGCTCGATATGCGGTAACGCAATGGCTCAATTCACCCCATCACCGGGCTAACTTACTTAACCCTTTGTTCACGCATGTCGGTTGTGCAGGCCGCCTGTCGACCAATCCGTTCAGGGAGCGAAAAGCGCCATTTGGGCGGTTGGTGCAGAATTTTGGGACAAAACGTTTATTCGCTCAGGCTGATCATTAG